The Sediminispirochaeta smaragdinae DSM 11293 genome has a segment encoding these proteins:
- a CDS encoding 2-aminoethylphosphonate aminotransferase produces the protein MTKKRPVILLNPGPVTISDRVRESLQREDMCHREPDFAALMLDVKKRLAAIYEGGSEHFETLVMTGSGTCAVEAMISSLLPADGKLLVISNGVYGERIASMVKTHGKQMVLVKSPWPEPMNLAEAERLLKEDPSITHVSAIHNETTTGRLNDLDALGALCVTYNKPMLLDAVSSFGGERIELEKWNVAALASTANKCIHGIPGLNFVLVRKDLLEQGKSAAATLYLDLFAYYQKQKEGFSPFTQATHVAVALQEALKEFEEAGGWKARNERYRELSVRIRAELDAMGIRRFLKEDEYSSMLSSFHLPEGYSYEELHDELRKENFIIYAGQGGLFHSIFRIANMGDLLDADIDRLLAVFRRLMDSRK, from the coding sequence ATGACGAAAAAGAGACCTGTTATTCTGCTTAACCCCGGCCCGGTAACCATCAGCGACCGGGTGAGGGAGAGCCTGCAGAGAGAAGATATGTGCCACCGTGAGCCTGATTTTGCCGCTTTGATGCTTGATGTCAAGAAACGGCTTGCTGCGATCTACGAAGGTGGAAGCGAACATTTCGAGACCCTGGTGATGACCGGAAGCGGAACCTGTGCCGTTGAGGCGATGATTTCCAGCCTTCTTCCCGCCGACGGTAAATTATTGGTGATTTCAAACGGGGTATACGGCGAGCGAATTGCGTCTATGGTCAAGACCCACGGAAAGCAGATGGTGCTGGTAAAAAGTCCCTGGCCCGAGCCGATGAATCTTGCCGAGGCGGAGCGGCTTTTGAAGGAAGACCCTTCCATTACCCATGTTTCCGCCATTCACAACGAAACCACCACCGGACGACTTAACGACCTTGATGCCCTTGGTGCCTTGTGTGTCACATACAATAAGCCGATGCTCCTGGATGCGGTCTCCAGTTTCGGCGGTGAACGAATCGAGCTTGAAAAGTGGAACGTTGCCGCCCTTGCTTCCACGGCAAACAAGTGTATCCACGGTATCCCCGGTCTCAATTTCGTCCTTGTCAGAAAAGATCTTCTGGAACAGGGCAAGAGCGCCGCTGCCACCCTGTATCTCGATCTTTTTGCCTATTACCAAAAGCAGAAAGAGGGCTTTTCGCCTTTTACCCAGGCGACTCATGTTGCGGTCGCACTCCAGGAAGCTTTGAAGGAGTTCGAAGAGGCCGGCGGCTGGAAGGCGAGGAACGAGCGTTACCGGGAGCTTTCGGTTCGTATTCGTGCCGAACTTGATGCCATGGGTATCCGCCGCTTTCTAAAAGAAGATGAATACAGTTCCATGCTTTCGAGCTTTCACCTGCCCGAGGGCTACAGCTACGAAGAGCTCCACGATGAGCTGAGAAAAGAGAACTTCATCATCTATGCTGGGCAGGGCGGACTCTTTCATTCGATTTTCCGCATCGCCAATATGGGTGATCTTCTTGATGCGGACATCGATAGGCTTTTGGCTGTTTTCCGGCGGCTCATGGATTCCCGGAAATAG
- a CDS encoding phosphocholine cytidylyltransferase family protein, translated as MPMGVKTAVILAAGRGTRLGKRGLEAPKGFLQIGEKPIIQESLDRLKAAGVEKVVIVTGHLADFYEKLAADSGGFVGTVHNPDYADSGSMYSLYQARKALGDAAFFLLESDLIYESRALAALKEQPESDCILMSGFTGSGDEVWIYAPEGYLVDMGKVRKRLSGPPCGELVGVSLLSPEGYSRLCIEAERLFSESLKVEYETALVASSRKKPIACHLVPDLVWGEIDDESHLQRAKTRIYPRLS; from the coding sequence ATGCCGATGGGAGTAAAAACGGCGGTGATTCTTGCCGCCGGCCGGGGCACCCGCCTCGGAAAACGTGGCCTTGAAGCGCCTAAGGGGTTTCTGCAGATCGGAGAAAAGCCGATTATTCAGGAATCTTTGGACCGACTTAAAGCCGCCGGGGTTGAAAAGGTTGTTATCGTTACCGGGCATTTGGCCGATTTTTACGAGAAGCTTGCAGCAGATTCCGGCGGTTTTGTCGGAACCGTCCATAATCCCGACTATGCCGATTCCGGTTCCATGTACAGCCTCTATCAGGCCCGCAAGGCCCTTGGTGATGCGGCTTTTTTCCTTCTTGAATCTGACCTTATCTATGAAAGCCGTGCCCTGGCGGCGCTGAAGGAGCAGCCTGAATCCGATTGCATCCTCATGTCGGGATTTACCGGCAGCGGAGACGAGGTGTGGATCTATGCTCCCGAGGGCTATCTTGTCGATATGGGCAAGGTGCGAAAGCGGTTGTCTGGGCCTCCTTGCGGGGAGCTTGTGGGGGTAAGCCTCCTCTCGCCCGAGGGCTACAGCCGCCTCTGTATCGAGGCGGAACGGCTTTTTTCGGAAAGCCTCAAGGTCGAATATGAGACCGCCCTTGTTGCCTCTTCCAGGAAAAAGCCGATCGCCTGTCACCTTGTTCCGGATCTGGTCTGGGGTGAGATCGACGACGAGTCTCATCTTCAGCGGGCGAAAACGCGTATCTATCCCCGATTGTCTTAG
- a CDS encoding SAM-dependent methyltransferase, with amino-acid sequence MEKMFREIGYVVEGKDVLIQMLPEYAQGLTGLKGFSHLMVLWYPHKANTGEEAPILVEKPYRLAPEALGIFATRSPLRPNSICVSIATVASVDESQGTIGLWWIDAEDGTPVLDIKPYHPSSDRVRDVTLPAWCASWPGYYEESGDFAWDKEFLF; translated from the coding sequence ATGGAAAAGATGTTTCGTGAAATTGGATACGTTGTAGAGGGAAAGGATGTTCTTATCCAGATGTTGCCGGAGTATGCCCAAGGCCTGACAGGCCTAAAAGGATTCAGCCATTTGATGGTACTCTGGTATCCGCATAAAGCAAACACAGGGGAAGAAGCCCCGATCCTGGTAGAAAAACCTTATCGGCTGGCCCCGGAGGCACTTGGAATTTTCGCAACACGATCTCCCCTGAGGCCGAACAGCATCTGTGTAAGCATCGCTACGGTTGCATCTGTCGATGAATCACAAGGTACAATAGGGCTCTGGTGGATCGATGCCGAAGACGGAACACCTGTCCTGGATATAAAACCTTATCATCCATCTTCCGATCGTGTCCGAGATGTCACCCTTCCCGCCTGGTGCGCCTCCTGGCCCGGGTACTATGAGGAAAGCGGCGATTTCGCATGGGACAAGGAATTCCTATTCTAA
- the trpS gene encoding tryptophan--tRNA ligase, protein MAEEQLDYGTFEATLEKSRKLEADLQVHPENYKVLTGDRPTGRLHIGHLFGSLQNRVRLHKLGVPTFIVIADYQVLTDRDTFDNISENIRQLTIDYIAAGIDVTDGKTFIFPHSHVPELNQLLLPFLTLVTNAELDRNPTVKEEIAASGQKRINAGMYTYPVHQAADILFCKGSVVPVGKDQLPHLELTRTIARRFNDRFAGKRPVFPEPQPLLSEAPIILGLDGSQKMSKSRNNAIMLSADEDETARLIKKAKTDSERHITYDPEHRPEVSNLLLLISLASGRKPEQIAEEIGDGGSGQLKKLLTDSLNEYLRPLRTKRKELEQNIDYVRDVLRGGVAAAREEAIKTLEEVRTVMNMTI, encoded by the coding sequence ATGGCGGAAGAACAACTTGACTACGGGACCTTTGAGGCAACTTTAGAGAAAAGCAGGAAGCTTGAAGCGGATCTTCAGGTTCATCCGGAAAACTATAAGGTTCTAACCGGTGATAGACCCACGGGGCGTTTGCATATCGGCCATCTGTTCGGATCTCTTCAGAATCGGGTGCGGCTGCATAAACTTGGGGTTCCGACTTTTATTGTGATTGCCGATTACCAGGTTTTGACCGATCGTGATACCTTTGATAATATTTCTGAGAACATTCGGCAGTTGACGATAGATTATATTGCCGCAGGCATAGACGTTACCGACGGAAAGACTTTTATCTTTCCCCATAGCCATGTTCCGGAGCTTAATCAATTGCTCCTTCCTTTTTTGACCCTTGTCACCAATGCCGAGTTGGATCGCAATCCAACCGTAAAAGAAGAAATTGCCGCTTCCGGTCAGAAGCGGATCAATGCAGGAATGTATACCTATCCGGTACATCAGGCTGCCGACATCCTTTTCTGTAAGGGGTCGGTTGTTCCTGTCGGTAAGGATCAGCTGCCGCACCTCGAACTTACACGGACCATTGCAAGGCGCTTCAATGACCGTTTTGCAGGAAAGAGGCCTGTTTTTCCGGAGCCTCAACCCCTTTTAAGCGAGGCTCCCATCATACTCGGCCTTGACGGCTCACAGAAAATGAGCAAGAGCAGAAACAACGCAATCATGCTCAGTGCTGACGAAGATGAAACCGCACGGCTGATCAAAAAGGCAAAAACCGATTCTGAACGGCACATTACCTATGATCCTGAACACCGCCCGGAAGTTTCAAACCTTTTGTTGCTTATCTCCCTGGCAAGCGGCAGGAAGCCGGAGCAGATTGCAGAGGAAATCGGCGACGGTGGTTCCGGCCAGCTGAAGAAACTTCTCACCGATTCGCTTAATGAATACCTTCGGCCCTTAAGGACGAAACGCAAGGAGCTGGAGCAGAATATTGACTATGTTCGTGATGTACTTCGTGGCGGGGTTGCGGCGGCTCGGGAAGAGGCAATCAAGACCCTCGAAGAGGTACGTACCGTCATGAATATGACGATCTGA
- a CDS encoding GGDEF domain-containing protein, translating to MYEIIPALFWMGIALLRFLLIEFTRFRIPTIYFGVIYGIAVILFFPYWKSFLLYALLCLSAVTLIPIVHPQAMSAVFAADIISNGMLAWIVSMINYRNFVTNFRNKKIIEEKNRDLCEKHDQIKRINIELKRISVKDELTGLYNRRKIDDLLKHEWERTIRYKTKFTVIMMDIDHFKKINDTYGHDAGDLVLKKLSRILLDNIRKADSCGRWGGEEFLIICQEADCHQSLILAERFRDTISKHRIPDLPSVTASFGIASSEESSSIQTLLKAADSRLYEAKLQGRNRVVGVPC from the coding sequence ATGTATGAGATTATACCGGCTCTTTTCTGGATGGGGATTGCTCTTCTTCGCTTTCTTCTGATCGAATTTACACGATTCCGGATTCCGACTATTTATTTCGGGGTAATCTACGGGATTGCGGTTATTCTTTTTTTCCCCTATTGGAAAAGTTTCTTGCTCTATGCCCTTCTTTGTCTTTCGGCGGTTACTCTTATTCCGATTGTTCATCCGCAAGCAATGAGTGCCGTATTTGCGGCCGATATTATTTCCAACGGTATGCTTGCCTGGATAGTTTCGATGATTAATTATCGTAATTTTGTAACAAATTTCCGAAACAAAAAAATCATTGAAGAGAAAAATCGGGATTTATGCGAAAAACATGATCAAATTAAGCGTATCAATATAGAGCTGAAAAGGATTTCGGTAAAAGATGAACTGACAGGTTTGTATAATCGTCGCAAAATTGATGATCTTTTGAAACACGAATGGGAAAGGACGATTCGCTATAAGACAAAATTCACTGTTATCATGATGGATATCGATCATTTCAAAAAGATTAACGATACCTACGGCCATGATGCGGGAGACCTTGTGCTGAAAAAATTATCGAGAATCTTACTGGACAATATACGAAAAGCCGATAGTTGTGGCAGATGGGGTGGCGAAGAGTTCCTGATTATCTGTCAGGAAGCTGATTGCCACCAGTCGCTCATCCTTGCCGAACGGTTTCGGGATACGATCAGCAAGCATCGTATCCCTGACTTACCTTCGGTTACCGCAAGTTTTGGGATTGCCTCTAGTGAAGAAAGCTCTTCCATCCAGACTTTGCTCAAAGCAGCGGATTCCCGTCTCTATGAAGCAAAATTACAAGGCAGAAACCGAGTTGTGGGAGTCCCCTGCTGA
- a CDS encoding helix-turn-helix domain-containing protein, translating into MTGYECICEAINIFETSLRNAGRREIVRTVSQLAELTGYSIYHFTRLFFAVTGYSPKEYMAGRIFSEAAQKIVESDFSLKSIARDFGFDEYETFSRGFKRVFGMPPRSVRRSHFLPAGYLKRVMPEFERGTGNLLSDQPEIVAMDAYYLTGLPFYIEAGTTSFHKQWAIFMNVQEQVSGRSLPELYCQYSSWSDNESVHGLSILCAIETVGDVQQKPFFYSRRVPSASYLRFRHNSEVSDLWATYTYIYHDWFASHEIKPVGSWECQRYVDEGETIEICIPIALHEKDCRLE; encoded by the coding sequence ATGACCGGATATGAATGTATCTGTGAAGCGATTAATATATTCGAGACATCACTTCGAAATGCCGGACGGAGGGAAATCGTCAGAACGGTATCGCAACTTGCAGAACTGACTGGCTATTCTATATACCATTTTACGAGGCTCTTTTTTGCCGTGACGGGGTATTCCCCGAAAGAGTATATGGCCGGCCGAATTTTTTCCGAGGCGGCACAGAAGATAGTGGAGAGCGATTTCTCCCTGAAGTCCATTGCGCGCGATTTTGGTTTCGATGAGTATGAGACATTTTCTCGTGGGTTTAAGAGAGTTTTTGGTATGCCGCCTCGTTCCGTTCGGAGAAGTCATTTCCTTCCTGCCGGGTATCTGAAACGGGTGATGCCGGAGTTTGAAAGAGGAACCGGGAATCTTCTTTCCGACCAACCGGAAATAGTAGCAATGGATGCCTATTACCTAACGGGGCTTCCCTTTTATATTGAAGCCGGAACAACATCGTTTCACAAACAATGGGCGATTTTTATGAATGTTCAAGAACAGGTGTCAGGGCGTTCTCTGCCGGAACTCTATTGTCAGTATTCATCCTGGAGCGATAATGAATCGGTACATGGCCTGTCGATTCTGTGTGCTATTGAAACGGTGGGTGATGTGCAACAGAAGCCGTTCTTTTATTCGCGGCGGGTTCCCTCTGCTTCCTATCTCCGGTTCCGCCACAATTCCGAAGTTTCTGATCTATGGGCTACCTATACATACATCTATCACGATTGGTTTGCTTCACATGAGATCAAGCCCGTGGGCTCGTGGGAGTGTCAGCGGTATGTCGATGAAGGAGAGACAATTGAAATATGTATTCCAATTGCTCTCCATGAGAAAGATTGCCGGTTAGAATAG
- a CDS encoding BamA/TamA family outer membrane protein yields MNRFFLMICVVLFTAPLFAQELPIKIGKIDYTIEGRTQERLLDDYLDFDKKRLFANEEELAAYLVGKSQELINLRILDTGSIEISDLREEGDVRIADLAVYAEDTWNVVVLPYGKYDSNDGLLLSLRGRDYNFLGSMEALKFNLDYSYNEDNEHELGFTNEAEIPFTIGNGEWVYNFSQELQYVEHDPLEYDLENSISYLFSLGDISFKTALEQNMYLQNSYDDDDDEEQHESYMESALWLNGSVPLGFSLAHKEAEYSGTPGISWCYGLGETLREERRGLTAYYDHSLSFGRIDWIGNFRRGLEFDLSEGNSYDTFDDHWTFDMDFTVAGHQTWGWGGVNSRVGGFYIFSDGDDRDDQGGPLRGVLDDDIDDTTAGLYMNLDFPFKMWIWFMSRWFEGHISPFFDAAMFRTVDDGFSSDNVYYTAGLEGFAFAKAARSLYLRVSVGIDLKAVIEDGASPLDSPELFIGLGHHY; encoded by the coding sequence ATGAATCGATTTTTTCTGATGATCTGTGTGGTCTTGTTCACCGCACCGCTATTTGCGCAGGAATTGCCGATAAAGATAGGCAAGATTGACTATACCATTGAGGGACGGACTCAGGAACGTCTTCTTGACGATTACCTCGATTTTGATAAAAAACGGCTTTTCGCAAATGAGGAGGAGCTGGCAGCGTATCTTGTGGGAAAAAGCCAGGAGCTCATAAACTTACGGATCCTTGATACGGGTTCAATTGAGATTTCCGATCTGAGAGAAGAAGGGGATGTTCGGATAGCCGATCTTGCGGTATATGCCGAGGACACGTGGAATGTCGTTGTACTGCCCTATGGAAAGTATGACTCCAATGACGGACTTCTTTTGAGTCTCAGAGGAAGAGATTACAATTTCCTCGGATCAATGGAGGCTCTCAAGTTCAATCTTGATTATAGTTATAACGAGGACAATGAGCATGAGTTGGGTTTTACCAATGAAGCCGAGATTCCTTTCACAATTGGGAATGGTGAATGGGTATATAACTTTTCTCAGGAACTTCAATATGTTGAGCATGATCCTCTGGAATATGATCTGGAAAATAGTATTTCATATCTTTTTTCCCTTGGAGACATCTCTTTTAAAACTGCATTGGAACAGAACATGTATCTGCAAAACAGTTATGACGATGACGACGATGAAGAACAGCATGAGAGTTATATGGAGTCTGCCCTTTGGTTGAACGGCAGCGTTCCTCTTGGTTTTTCTCTTGCACACAAAGAGGCGGAATATTCTGGTACACCAGGGATCTCCTGGTGTTACGGCCTTGGTGAGACGCTTCGTGAGGAGCGACGAGGACTTACGGCTTACTATGACCACTCCTTATCTTTTGGCAGGATTGACTGGATCGGAAATTTTCGAAGAGGTCTTGAGTTCGATCTCTCCGAAGGGAATTCCTATGATACCTTCGATGATCATTGGACCTTTGACATGGATTTTACCGTTGCTGGCCATCAGACATGGGGCTGGGGGGGCGTGAATAGCAGAGTGGGAGGATTTTATATCTTCTCTGATGGTGACGACCGTGACGATCAGGGCGGTCCTCTCCGTGGTGTTCTTGATGACGACATCGACGATACTACCGCAGGTTTGTATATGAATCTTGATTTTCCCTTTAAGATGTGGATATGGTTTATGAGCCGTTGGTTTGAGGGACATATCTCTCCGTTCTTTGATGCAGCTATGTTCAGAACCGTTGACGACGGTTTTAGTTCCGACAATGTATATTATACGGCAGGCCTTGAGGGTTTTGCCTTTGCCAAGGCGGCTCGGAGTCTCTACCTTCGTGTTTCTGTCGGTATTGACTTGAAAGCGGTGATAGAGGATGGGGCAAGCCCGCTTGATTCTCCCGAGCTGTTTATAGGTCTTGGCCACCATTATTAA
- the aepY gene encoding phosphonopyruvate decarboxylase, whose product MIEAELFVRQALERGFGLWSGVPCSYLKPFINHVIDDPSVRYIPAVNEGDAVAIASGSHLAGIRGVAMFQNSGLGNAVNPLTSLNNTYRIPVLLIVTLRGEPGAPPDAVQHGLMGPITTAMLDVMQIPWEYFPDEEAKVGEVLDRAIASMDGTSLPYALVMRKGSVAKKALKSSMEIRVPKVSRRGGAFFETDANASRSDMLKAILDAAGDDVPLLGTTGYTGRELYALNDRSGNFYMAGSMGCVSSIGLGISTVRSGRVIAVDGDGAILMRMGALATNGYQRPENLVHIVLDNGMHESTGGQATVSASVDLCAVAAACGYRNVFETRSPEELRDLLSQKDLSGITFIRARTIPGSPEDLPRPTQRPEELSKRFAAFLQNR is encoded by the coding sequence ATGATTGAAGCCGAACTTTTTGTGCGCCAGGCTTTAGAGCGGGGTTTTGGCCTTTGGAGCGGGGTACCCTGCTCTTACCTGAAACCCTTTATCAACCATGTTATCGATGATCCTTCCGTTCGCTATATCCCGGCGGTCAACGAGGGGGATGCCGTTGCCATTGCTTCCGGAAGCCATCTTGCAGGAATTCGGGGTGTGGCCATGTTCCAGAACTCCGGGCTGGGGAATGCGGTAAATCCGCTGACCAGCTTGAACAATACCTATCGTATTCCGGTCTTGCTGATCGTTACCCTCCGGGGAGAGCCTGGGGCTCCGCCCGATGCGGTACAGCACGGTCTCATGGGGCCGATAACCACCGCCATGCTTGATGTGATGCAGATCCCATGGGAGTACTTTCCTGACGAGGAAGCAAAAGTGGGTGAGGTCCTTGATCGCGCCATTGCCTCCATGGACGGCACCTCTCTTCCCTACGCTTTGGTGATGCGAAAGGGATCGGTGGCAAAGAAGGCGCTGAAAAGCAGCATGGAAATTCGTGTCCCAAAGGTTAGCCGGCGTGGTGGTGCCTTCTTCGAGACAGATGCGAACGCAAGTCGCAGCGACATGCTCAAGGCTATTCTCGATGCCGCCGGCGATGATGTACCGCTTCTCGGGACCACCGGTTATACCGGACGAGAGCTTTATGCACTTAATGACCGATCAGGCAATTTTTATATGGCAGGTTCCATGGGCTGTGTTTCGAGCATCGGCCTCGGTATCTCCACGGTACGATCGGGAAGGGTTATTGCCGTGGACGGCGACGGAGCGATACTCATGCGTATGGGAGCCCTTGCGACCAACGGTTATCAGCGTCCCGAAAACCTTGTGCATATCGTCCTCGACAACGGCATGCACGAATCTACCGGCGGTCAGGCCACCGTTTCCGCTTCCGTTGATCTCTGTGCCGTAGCCGCCGCCTGTGGTTACCGTAATGTTTTTGAAACCAGGAGTCCGGAAGAGCTTCGGGACCTATTGTCCCAAAAGGATCTTTCCGGCATCACCTTTATCAGGGCCCGGACGATTCCCGGCAGTCCGGAAGACCTGCCCAGACCTACACAGCGGCCGGAAGAGCTTTCAAAGCGCTTTGCCGCTTTCTTACAAAACCGATAA
- a CDS encoding secondary thiamine-phosphate synthase enzyme YjbQ → MAVFTKKVEYSLEGRMSKLLIDDTIKQVVSESGIREGYVMVFVAGCVAALAVTEYEPGIVKHDLDYLFEKGMGIPYGQGFADGTPYKHHETWHDDNGASHLRSLLLHHSLSIPVLDHEVMLGPWQNVLLIECDTGPRNRTLWYQVQGEV, encoded by the coding sequence ATGGCCGTATTTACGAAAAAGGTGGAGTATAGCCTTGAGGGGCGGATGTCGAAACTCCTCATTGACGACACAATAAAACAGGTTGTTTCTGAAAGTGGAATCAGAGAAGGCTATGTCATGGTCTTTGTCGCCGGCTGTGTTGCAGCCCTGGCGGTAACGGAATATGAACCGGGAATCGTCAAACACGATTTGGATTATCTCTTTGAAAAGGGAATGGGAATTCCCTACGGCCAGGGCTTCGCAGACGGCACCCCCTACAAACATCATGAAACCTGGCATGACGACAACGGCGCAAGCCATCTGCGCTCACTGCTGTTACATCATTCCCTTTCCATTCCTGTTTTGGACCACGAGGTCATGCTTGGCCCTTGGCAAAACGTCTTACTGATCGAATGTGATACAGGCCCCCGGAACCGAACGCTTTGGTATCAGGTCCAGGGGGAGGTGTAG
- a CDS encoding HD domain-containing protein: protein MNRNFDFVSDKRLEGQLDFIIEIDKLKNIARKSMVFDGSHFENDAEHSWTISVLAILLREYANFNVNIEKVIIMLLIHDIVEVYAGDTFLYSAKRSAAHIEEEKSAEKIFGFLEEDQKEYFLSLWKEFEERKTNEAKFATVFDRLEPLVQNYMTQGGTWKKYNVTYQMVIDKTSHIQEGSKEIWDFVKKLLQVCVERGYLAKEE, encoded by the coding sequence ATGAATAGGAATTTCGATTTCGTTAGTGACAAGCGGCTTGAAGGCCAACTTGATTTTATTATTGAAATAGACAAGTTAAAAAATATTGCAAGAAAATCGATGGTCTTTGACGGAAGTCATTTCGAAAATGATGCAGAACACTCCTGGACCATCAGCGTTCTTGCCATCCTTTTAAGAGAATATGCAAATTTCAACGTGAACATAGAAAAGGTCATCATCATGCTCCTTATCCACGATATTGTGGAGGTCTATGCAGGAGACACATTCCTCTATTCCGCCAAACGATCGGCAGCCCATATCGAAGAGGAGAAATCAGCAGAAAAAATCTTCGGTTTTCTGGAAGAGGATCAAAAAGAATATTTCCTATCGCTTTGGAAAGAATTTGAAGAGCGAAAAACCAACGAGGCTAAATTTGCGACGGTCTTCGACCGGTTGGAGCCCCTTGTCCAGAATTACATGACACAGGGGGGTACGTGGAAAAAATACAACGTAACCTACCAAATGGTAATCGACAAAACCTCGCATATACAAGAAGGATCGAAAGAGATCTGGGACTTTGTGAAAAAACTGTTGCAGGTCTGCGTGGAAAGGGGCTACCTGGCGAAAGAGGAGTAA
- a CDS encoding GNAT family N-acetyltransferase, producing the protein MEITIREFTEDDIDEMIPIWNDVVEEGMAFPQTEYLTPASASVFFGEQSFTGVAVADNRVAGLYILHPNNIGRCGHIANASYAVGKEERGKHIGELLVRHSIKTGGRCGFRILQFNAVVATNHAALHLYKKLGFSQLGTIPEGFLAKNNEYLDIIPHYIKLANE; encoded by the coding sequence GTGGAGATTACCATTCGAGAATTCACCGAAGATGACATAGATGAAATGATACCAATCTGGAATGATGTGGTGGAAGAGGGGATGGCCTTCCCCCAAACGGAGTATCTTACCCCTGCATCCGCTTCAGTCTTCTTTGGTGAACAAAGCTTCACCGGCGTGGCAGTAGCGGACAATCGAGTCGCCGGTCTCTATATATTACACCCCAACAATATAGGACGATGCGGCCATATTGCAAATGCTTCCTATGCGGTCGGAAAAGAAGAACGAGGGAAGCATATCGGCGAGCTCCTGGTCCGACACTCTATCAAAACCGGAGGAAGATGCGGTTTCAGAATTCTTCAATTCAATGCCGTGGTTGCGACAAATCATGCTGCTTTGCATTTGTATAAAAAGCTCGGCTTTTCCCAGTTGGGTACGATACCGGAAGGCTTCCTGGCAAAAAACAACGAGTACCTCGATATTATTCCCCACTATATCAAACTGGCAAACGAGTAA